In Streptomyces rapamycinicus NRRL 5491, the genomic stretch CTGGGCAGCAGCGAGGTCAGAAAGGGCGCCTCGCCGGGGTGGGCGCGCAGCAGCTCCCAGCCGAGGCCGTCCACCAGGAAGACACAGACGCGGTCGGCGGGGGCGAGCACCAGACCGGAGGAGATCCCCGGGACCTCCTGGCCCGCGGCCACGGCGGGCAGCAGATCGGCGAGCGAGCCGGTGCCGTACCGCGGCAGGGGCGCGGAGCCGGGGTCCAGCGGGGTGGGCTCGGGCCAGAAGGAGGCGGTGGAGGGCAGCGGGCCGGTGGCGGAGCCGGACATCAGCGGCCGGTGTCCGGGGTGGCCGCGGTGGCCTCGGAGAGCGCCTGGGCGAAGGCGAGGGTCTGACGGACGGTGTCGGGGCCGTCCCCGGCCTCGCTGACGCGCAGGCTGAGGTCGTCGGCGGTGGAGGAGCCGGTGTAGCCGTGGTCGGCCTCGCAGTTGGGGTCGCCGCAGGCGGCGGGCTCCAGGTCGAGGCGGCTGACGGCGCCCCAGCCGATGGTCAGCACGACCTCGCGGGGCAGCGTGCCCGGGGTGTACGACTCGGGGTTGGCGACGACGCGGCTGAGCACGACCGAGGAGATCCGCTGGAGCTTCACGGACTCGGTGGAGGTGGTTGCGTACGGCGACGGGGAGGTGCCGTCCGCGGCCTGCTCGTCGGTGTGGCTGACGATGAAGCGATTGTCCGTGAGGACGAGGACCGTCACATGGCGGCGGACCTCGTTGGCGTCGAAGGTGGTCTCCTGGTGGACCAGGTACGACACGATGGGCTCGCCGCCCACGGCGGCCTCCACCGCCTCGGCCACGAGTGCCGGGTAATAGCCACTGCGCTCGATCGCCGCGCGCAGCCCCTGGGTCGTCGTACCGGTCTTCGCCATGTGCACCATCCTACGGGGCGACGCCGACACGGGCGCCCGTGCCCGTCAAGGCTCGGACGACTCACGCGGAGGTTCGGACGACCGCACACCTGGGTTCGGACGACTCGGCGGGCGGCTCAATAGGCGGGCATGTGGCGGGGACCGAGGTCGGTGCGCGGGGGCGGCGGGGCGAGCCGAGCCGAGGCGCCGAGTACGGACAGGCCGTGCTGGGCGACGACGACGGGCTCGAGGTCGACGGCGACCATCTCGGGGTGGTCGTCCACCAGGCGGGACACCCTCAGCAGCAGCTCCTCGAGGGCCGCGGTGTCCACCGGCTTGGAACCGCGCCAGCCGAACAGCAGCGGCGCGGTCCGGATGGACCGGATCAGCTCGGCGGCGTCCTGGCCGGTGACGGGGACGAGACCGTGGGCGGTGTCGCCGAGCAGTTCGGACGGGGCACCGGCGAGCCCGAAGGAGAGCACGGCCCCGGCGGCGGGGTCGATGGCGGCCCGTACGACGGTGTCCACGCCGCGCGGTGCCATCCGCTGGACGACCAGCCCCAGCTCCTCGGGGCGGCCCAGGTAGCCGGTCAACTCGGCGTAGGCCCGGCGCAGTTCCGTCTCGCTGCCCAGCTCCAGCCGCACGCCGCCCAGGTCGGCGCGGTGCCGCAGATGGGAGGCGGTGGGCTTGAGCGCGACCGGGAAGCCGAGCCGCTCTGCGGCCTTCACGGCGGCGTCGGGGCCGGGCGCGGGGAGGGCGGGCAGCACGCTGACGCCGTAGCGGGCCAGCAGGCGCTGGGTGTCGGCGGCGGACAGTTCGACGCCGGGGCCCGTGCCGTCGCCGGTCCCGGCTCCTGTGCCGTCTCCGGCCCTACCGGCTCCTGTGCCGTCGCCGCCCCTGCCGGCTCCTGTGCCGTCGCCGCCAGTGCCGTCGGCCGGGGCGAGCAGCACCTGGATGTCGGCCGCCGCGCCCGCCTCGTCGATGTCGTCGTACTCCGGGACCCGCCCGGGCTCGGCGGCCTCCTCCCGCCAGCGCGCGTACCGCACGGCCTCGGCGAGCGCCCGTACGGCCCGCTCGGCGGCGGGGTAGGCGGGGATCCGGCGGGTGCCGGGGGCGGGCTCGCCGCCGGTGCCGGCCAGGGCCTGCGCGAGCTCCTGGATCTCCAGGTGGACCACCGCCACCGGTTTGGCCGGACCGGGCCCGGGGGCCTGCGCCGCCTCCCTTACGGCCGCGGCGAGGGCCTGAGCGCTGCCGTCGCCGACCCACGGGATGGCGGTGACGACGACGGCGTCGCAGGTGTCGTCGGCGAGGGCCTCGGTCAGGGCGCGCCGGAAGTCGTCCGGGGTGGCGTCCGTGGTCAGGTCGCGGGGCGGCAGCGGGCGGAGTTCCTCGGTGAGGCAGGCGTCGTAGGTGATCAGGCCGAGCGACTCGGAGTTGCCGAGGATGGCGACGCGCGGACCGGCGGGCAGCGGCTGGGAGGCGAGCAGCACCCCGGTGTCGGCGAGTTCGGTCACGGTGTCGACCCGGATGACGCCGGCCTGCCGCAGCAGATCGGAGACGGTGGCGTCCGGGATCCGGGTGGTGGGCACGGCGTGGCCGGTGGGGGCGCTGCCGGTGTGGCGGGCGCCCTTGACGACGACCACCGGTTTGACGGCCGCGGTGCGCCTGGCGAGCCGGGTGAACTTGCGGGGGTTGCCGATCGACTCCAGGTACATCAGGACGACGTCGGTCAGCGGATCGTCGTACCAGTACTGGAGCAGGTCGTTGCCCGAGACGTCGGCGCGGTTCCCGGCGGACACGAAGGTCGATATTCCGGCGATCCCGGCGAGGCTCGCCAGCCCGGCGCCGCGCCGGTTCAGCCCGGACAGCAGCGCGATGCCGATGGCCCCGGACTGGGTGAACAGGCCCAGCCGGCCGGGGTTGGGCAGCTGCGGGGACAGGGAGGCGTTCAGCCGGACGCCGTCGGCGGTGTTGATGACGCCGAAGGCGTTGGGGCCGATGACGCGCATGCCGTAGGAGCGGGCCTGGCGTACGAGGTCGCGCTGCCGGTCGCGGCCCTCGCCCCCGCTCTCGGCGTATCCGGCGGAGAGCACGACGAGCCCCTGGACGCCGTGGTCGCCGCATTCGGCCACGACGGCGGGCACCCGCTCGGCGGGGACGGCGACGACGGCCAGGTCCACGGGCTCCTCTATGGCGCGCAGCGAGCGGTGGGCTAGGACGCCCTCGGGCTCCAGCCGCGTCATGTCGTCGGGGAAGGCGTGGTTGACGGCGTGGACGCGCCCCGTGAAGCCGGCGTCCAGGAGGTTGCGCAGCACGGTTCGGCCGACGCCGCCGGGTGTGCGGCTGGTGCCGATGACGGCCACGGAGCCGGGCGCGAGCAGCCGCTGGACGGACCGGGCCTCGGCGCGCTGCTCACGGGCGCGCATCACGGCCAGGGAGCGGTCGGTGGGTTCGAGGTCGAACTCGAGGCGGACGACCCCGTCCTCGAAGCTGCGCTTCTGGGTGTAGCCCGCGTCCGTGAACACCTTGATCATCTTGTTGTTGGCGGGCAGCACCTCGGCGGCGAACCGCCGGATTCCGCGCTCGCGCGCCACGGCGGCGATGTGTTCGAGGAGCGCGGAGGCCACCCCGCGGCCCTGATGGGCGTCCTGGACGAGGAAGGCGACCTCGGCCTCGTCGGCGGGGGCCGCGGCGGGCATCCCCCGGCCGTCGATGCGGTCGTACCGAACGGTGGCGATGAACTCATCCCCCACGATGGCCGCCAGACCCACCCGGTCGACGTAGTCGTGGTGGGTGAAGCGGTGGACGTCGCGGTCGGAGAGACGGGGGTAGGGCGCGAAGAAGCGGTAGTACTTCGACTCGTCCGAGACCCGCTCGTAGAAGCTGACCAGCCGCTGCGCGTCATCGGTGGTGATGGGACGGATCTGTGCCGTACCGCCGTCCCGGAGCACCACATCGGCTTCCCAGTGGGTCGGGTAGGCGTGATGGTCCGACGGGCTCCGCATGGGAGCCAGGGTACGGGCCCGCCCGGTCCGGATGGTGGACACCCTTGCGTGGGGGCCAAGTGTCGGGGGAAGGTCCGTATCGGACCGGTCCGGGCATGGCCGGGCCCACTCGGACATCGTTCGGGTGTATCCGGACACCGTATGATTTTGGTCTAGACAACAGCACCGTCACACCTGAAGGGCAACACCATGGCTGAGCGCCGCGTCACCATCGGCTGGGCCGAGGGCCTGCACGCCCGCCCTGCGTCGATCTTCGTCCGGGCGGCCACCGCCGCCGGCGTCCCCATCACGATCGCCAAGGGCGACGGCACCCCGGTCAACGCCGCCTCCATGCTGGCCGTGCTCGGCCTGGGCGCCCAGGGCGGCGAGGAGGTCGTCCTCGCTTCCGACGCGGACGACGCCGAGGTCGCGCTCGACCGTCTGGCGAAGCTGGTGGCGGAGGGGCTCGAGGAGCTTCCCGAGACCGTCTGACCCCGGGCGAGCCCTGCCTGGAATTCCCGGGTGATTCCCGGGGCGATTTCAGGAATTCGGCACGGCGGGGCCGCGGTGGCCGTACCGGCCACCGCGGCCCCGCCATTTTCTGTTTCGGCGCACGGAATTTCCAAGGAGTCCAAGGAGTTGTATACGGGAGTTCTGTTAATTCCGGCCGCTCGCCGTGTTGACGGAATGTTTCGAAGTCCTCACCGGAATCGGGCGGCGCAGCCGGTATTCCGACAGCGCGCGCTCGGTGTGCGCCGTGGCGAGCGCCCGCGCGCGGTCGGCGTCGCCGCGCGCCACCGCGTCCACCAGCGCGCCGTGCTCCGCCCAGGACTCCACGGCCCGTGCGGCCGGGTCGGGGCGCGCGGCGCCCTCGGGCGGCACGGGCCGCGACCCGGGAGCGGCGGCGTACACCCACGCGGTCTTACGGCGCAGCTGGACGAGCAGCGCGGCCAGGCTCGGGCTGCCGGACGCCTGGGCGAGCGTCTCGTGGAACCAGTCTCCCAGCGGCCGCAGTTCGCCGAGCTGACCGCCCTGGGCGCGCTCCCGGCCGAGCCGGACCAGTCCGCGCAGCACCTTCAGATGGGCCTCGGTGCGGCGCTGTGCGGCCCGCGCGGCGCCCAGCGGCTCCAGCAGCGCGCGGATGTCCAGCAGGTCGGCGGCCTCGCGCTCTGAGGGCTGGGCGACACAGGCCCCCGCGTGCCGCCGGGTCGTCACGAAGCCCTCGGACTCCAGGGTGCGCAGGGCCTCGCGGACCGGCACCCGGGAGACGCCGTAGCGCCGCGCGAGCAGTTCCTCGG encodes the following:
- a CDS encoding GntR family transcriptional regulator, translating into MSGDTNAVQGGRRISAHAVCAAIRDDIVSGAYQPGSRLTEELLARRYGVSRVPVREALRTLESEGFVTTRRHAGACVAQPSEREAADLLDIRALLEPLGAARAAQRRTEAHLKVLRGLVRLGRERAQGGQLGELRPLGDWFHETLAQASGSPSLAALLVQLRRKTAWVYAAAPGSRPVPPEGAARPDPAARAVESWAEHGALVDAVARGDADRARALATAHTERALSEYRLRRPIPVRTSKHSVNTASGRN
- a CDS encoding DUF5998 family protein, with translation MAKTGTTTQGLRAAIERSGYYPALVAEAVEAAVGGEPIVSYLVHQETTFDANEVRRHVTVLVLTDNRFIVSHTDEQAADGTSPSPYATTSTESVKLQRISSVVLSRVVANPESYTPGTLPREVVLTIGWGAVSRLDLEPAACGDPNCEADHGYTGSSTADDLSLRVSEAGDGPDTVRQTLAFAQALSEATAATPDTGR
- a CDS encoding HPr family phosphocarrier protein; amino-acid sequence: MAERRVTIGWAEGLHARPASIFVRAATAAGVPITIAKGDGTPVNAASMLAVLGLGAQGGEEVVLASDADDAEVALDRLAKLVAEGLEELPETV
- a CDS encoding bifunctional GNAT family N-acetyltransferase/acetate--CoA ligase family protein, whose amino-acid sequence is MRSPSDHHAYPTHWEADVVLRDGGTAQIRPITTDDAQRLVSFYERVSDESKYYRFFAPYPRLSDRDVHRFTHHDYVDRVGLAAIVGDEFIATVRYDRIDGRGMPAAAPADEAEVAFLVQDAHQGRGVASALLEHIAAVARERGIRRFAAEVLPANNKMIKVFTDAGYTQKRSFEDGVVRLEFDLEPTDRSLAVMRAREQRAEARSVQRLLAPGSVAVIGTSRTPGGVGRTVLRNLLDAGFTGRVHAVNHAFPDDMTRLEPEGVLAHRSLRAIEEPVDLAVVAVPAERVPAVVAECGDHGVQGLVVLSAGYAESGGEGRDRQRDLVRQARSYGMRVIGPNAFGVINTADGVRLNASLSPQLPNPGRLGLFTQSGAIGIALLSGLNRRGAGLASLAGIAGISTFVSAGNRADVSGNDLLQYWYDDPLTDVVLMYLESIGNPRKFTRLARRTAAVKPVVVVKGARHTGSAPTGHAVPTTRIPDATVSDLLRQAGVIRVDTVTELADTGVLLASQPLPAGPRVAILGNSESLGLITYDACLTEELRPLPPRDLTTDATPDDFRRALTEALADDTCDAVVVTAIPWVGDGSAQALAAAVREAAQAPGPGPAKPVAVVHLEIQELAQALAGTGGEPAPGTRRIPAYPAAERAVRALAEAVRYARWREEAAEPGRVPEYDDIDEAGAAADIQVLLAPADGTGGDGTGAGRGGDGTGAGRAGDGTGAGTGDGTGPGVELSAADTQRLLARYGVSVLPALPAPGPDAAVKAAERLGFPVALKPTASHLRHRADLGGVRLELGSETELRRAYAELTGYLGRPEELGLVVQRMAPRGVDTVVRAAIDPAAGAVLSFGLAGAPSELLGDTAHGLVPVTGQDAAELIRSIRTAPLLFGWRGSKPVDTAALEELLLRVSRLVDDHPEMVAVDLEPVVVAQHGLSVLGASARLAPPPPRTDLGPRHMPAY